A stretch of Paenibacillus peoriae DNA encodes these proteins:
- a CDS encoding S8 family peptidase gives MSRRKWLKPLLGAAAGVLLITLMLPSRDHRHTPQPEYTAKMVPQQEKQLKKGMLALDLSATDTLTRMDARQDIQYVMRELDGKTADQKREFTRTLQQSHSHLHTLQWIHTSDGNTNTYTGSKAQTRLLSHPQIKSSLAAARRSVMQNKSYESAAFQAEGGKYFVMAEPSADGTCGVAALVSQQVLRDVEKHQRKNLRLIPYPKEGSYKIESVHPDTLHDITVKTGHDNENASHYFENEIVVRFHHNPDSRQLQEIAADLHCAPGRKLGYTYVFHSDKMNFKELKQYFSRKWNPLYTEPHYMYLTNESTPIKADSSIPNDLLFSRYQWNLPATETNRGWKLSKGSKDVIVAVVDTGVDLDHPDLKGQILLGHNVVNPSEKPYDDVGHGTHVAGIISALVNNGEGVAGMTWYNKVMPIKVLDQSGSGTTYSVAEGIIWAADHGAKVINLSLGNYAQAEFLHDAIKYAYDKDVVLIAATGNDNTERPGYPAAYPEVFAVSATDSSMHRASFSNYGDYVDVMAPGASIASTYPGNQYAALSGTSMASPHVSALAALIRSVNPDLTNKEVMDLMRSSVIDLGTPGHDKYFGYGQIDVYKALKAAQRPYVPLQFYPQHLSDKLKSILKKLET, from the coding sequence ATGTCTCGGCGAAAATGGTTAAAACCCCTGCTAGGAGCAGCTGCCGGGGTGCTTCTCATCACACTGATGCTGCCTTCCCGTGATCACCGCCATACACCGCAGCCCGAATATACGGCCAAGATGGTGCCACAGCAAGAGAAGCAACTCAAAAAAGGAATGTTGGCTTTGGACCTGTCCGCTACGGATACCCTCACACGCATGGATGCAAGGCAGGATATTCAGTACGTGATGCGGGAACTTGATGGTAAAACTGCTGATCAGAAAAGGGAATTTACCCGCACGCTACAGCAATCGCACAGTCATCTTCATACGTTACAGTGGATTCACACAAGCGACGGGAATACGAACACCTACACGGGCAGCAAAGCACAAACTCGTCTGCTCAGTCATCCTCAAATTAAAAGCAGCTTGGCTGCGGCTCGCCGTTCCGTCATGCAAAATAAATCCTACGAATCTGCTGCATTTCAGGCTGAAGGCGGTAAATATTTTGTCATGGCAGAACCATCGGCTGACGGAACATGCGGCGTTGCTGCTCTGGTCAGTCAGCAAGTATTGCGTGACGTGGAGAAGCATCAGCGGAAAAATTTGCGTTTGATTCCCTATCCAAAAGAAGGCAGCTACAAAATCGAATCCGTACATCCCGACACATTGCACGATATTACTGTCAAGACGGGCCACGACAACGAAAATGCAAGCCATTATTTTGAAAATGAAATTGTCGTTCGCTTCCATCATAATCCTGATTCACGACAACTGCAGGAAATTGCAGCAGATTTACACTGTGCGCCAGGCCGCAAGCTTGGTTATACCTATGTATTTCATTCGGATAAGATGAACTTTAAAGAGCTAAAGCAATATTTTTCAAGAAAGTGGAACCCGCTTTATACGGAACCTCACTATATGTATCTAACCAATGAGAGCACACCTATCAAAGCGGACAGCTCTATTCCCAATGATTTGCTCTTTTCCCGCTATCAATGGAATCTGCCGGCAACTGAAACCAACCGAGGTTGGAAATTAAGCAAAGGCAGCAAGGACGTAATTGTCGCTGTCGTAGATACGGGAGTAGATTTGGATCACCCCGACCTAAAAGGTCAAATCCTTTTAGGTCATAACGTGGTAAACCCGTCTGAAAAGCCTTATGATGACGTCGGTCATGGAACGCACGTCGCCGGCATCATTTCTGCCCTCGTGAATAATGGTGAGGGGGTCGCTGGCATGACATGGTACAACAAAGTCATGCCGATCAAGGTACTTGACCAATCCGGCTCCGGTACGACTTACTCGGTTGCAGAAGGTATTATCTGGGCAGCTGATCACGGTGCCAAGGTTATCAATTTAAGTCTGGGCAATTACGCACAAGCTGAATTTTTGCATGATGCGATCAAATACGCCTATGATAAAGATGTCGTATTAATTGCAGCCACAGGCAATGACAATACGGAACGGCCTGGGTATCCAGCAGCGTATCCTGAAGTGTTTGCCGTTTCCGCTACAGATTCTTCTATGCACCGTGCATCCTTTTCTAACTATGGAGATTATGTAGACGTCATGGCTCCAGGTGCAAGTATTGCCAGTACGTACCCAGGGAATCAATATGCTGCACTGTCGGGCACTTCAATGGCCAGTCCCCATGTATCAGCACTTGCTGCACTGATTCGATCCGTTAACCCCGATCTGACCAACAAAGAGGTTATGGATTTAATGAGAAGCAGCGTAATTGACTTGGGCACACCAGGGCATGACAAATATTTCGGGTATGGTCAAATTGATGTGTATAAAGCGTTGAAAGCAGCACAACGTCCATATGTTCCTTTGCAATTCTATCCACAGCATTTAAGTGACAAGTTAAAATCTATTTTGAAGAAACTGGAAACGTAA
- a CDS encoding PLP-dependent aminotransferase family protein codes for MHIDLSRNSSVKLYLQIAKTLADRIQSGLLPQGTKLPSVRHLSSLLAVSPVTVSKAYAELESINLVTCTQGKGCYVAEPSVAVQREGAQDLSWQMSLIDYLPRAQLWRNFNHSRQVPYSFHIAAIQPELLPTREIIADTQRLSSGNPDAMAAYGTFEGDLALREVFVDHLNERGLCTVAEQLLVTSGAQQGIDLVARTFVGSGDVVYMEAPTYTGAIDVFTSRGAKVIMIPMDEQGMRIDILTRLCDTHPPKLIYTIPTFHNPTGVTLTTARRTQLLDLAQSYHCLIVEDDPFSDLYYKTKPPLSIKAHDQSGHVIYIKSFSKTVAPGCRIACVAATGSVMDRLVAAKSTTDLGSPLLTQKALLPFIRNRLDRHLVWLREQMRDRLTVALYTLQRYAPPEVSWYAPEGGLNVWIKLPPNVDIPELERLADREGVSFLPGAVCYAGGMDSNHIRISFSYVDKETLITGLHKLCRLLGELLDHSVIVERKPIL; via the coding sequence ATGCATATTGATCTCAGCCGCAATAGCAGTGTTAAATTATATTTACAGATTGCCAAAACATTAGCAGATCGCATCCAGTCTGGACTGTTGCCTCAGGGCACAAAGCTTCCCTCTGTCCGTCATTTGTCCAGTTTGCTTGCGGTAAGTCCCGTAACTGTAAGCAAGGCATATGCTGAGCTGGAGTCTATTAATCTGGTTACCTGTACACAGGGAAAAGGTTGCTATGTAGCAGAGCCTTCGGTAGCTGTTCAACGTGAGGGAGCGCAGGATTTGTCATGGCAAATGTCGCTGATCGATTATTTGCCACGCGCACAGTTATGGAGAAACTTTAACCATAGCAGACAGGTTCCCTATTCTTTTCATATAGCAGCAATTCAACCGGAGCTTCTTCCTACACGCGAAATCATCGCTGATACTCAACGTCTATCCTCTGGAAATCCTGATGCAATGGCAGCATACGGTACTTTTGAAGGTGATTTAGCGCTGAGGGAAGTGTTTGTAGATCACCTGAACGAACGTGGCCTATGCACTGTTGCAGAACAGCTGCTCGTGACCAGTGGTGCCCAACAGGGCATTGACCTGGTGGCACGTACTTTTGTTGGTTCTGGAGATGTTGTCTACATGGAGGCTCCTACATATACGGGGGCCATTGATGTATTTACCAGTCGTGGTGCCAAAGTAATTATGATTCCGATGGATGAGCAGGGCATGCGGATCGATATCCTCACGCGTCTTTGTGATACTCATCCCCCAAAACTGATCTACACGATACCCACCTTTCATAATCCTACCGGAGTAACTTTAACGACGGCCAGACGCACACAATTATTGGATCTAGCTCAAAGTTATCATTGCCTCATTGTTGAGGATGATCCATTTTCTGACCTCTACTATAAAACAAAGCCGCCACTCTCTATCAAGGCACATGATCAATCCGGACATGTGATATATATCAAAAGCTTTAGCAAAACCGTTGCTCCCGGCTGCCGTATAGCTTGTGTAGCGGCCACTGGCAGTGTAATGGATCGTTTGGTGGCTGCCAAGTCTACTACGGATTTGGGGAGCCCTCTATTAACGCAAAAAGCGCTATTGCCCTTTATCAGGAACCGTCTTGATCGACATCTTGTCTGGTTGCGGGAACAAATGCGGGATCGGTTGACAGTCGCATTGTATACGCTCCAGCGCTATGCTCCGCCAGAGGTTAGCTGGTATGCTCCCGAAGGCGGCTTAAATGTGTGGATTAAGCTTCCTCCTAATGTTGATATTCCAGAATTGGAGCGGCTGGCTGACCGAGAAGGCGTTTCCTTTTTACCTGGTGCAGTGTGCTATGCAGGTGGTATGGACAGTAATCATATCCGTATTTCTTTTTCGTATGTGGACAAGGAAACACTTATAACAGGTCTTCACAAACTGTGCCGTTTGTTGGGCGAACTGCTTGATCATTCGGTCATTGTTGAACGGAAGCCTATTTTATAA